The stretch of DNA TTGTTTACCCGGGTAGCTTTGTTTAATTGCTTGCTCATAAATGCGAGGTACGCTGTCTTCCGCTTCATGTTTATCTTCTAGCCAAATACGGCGGATCTCTTCTAAATCTTCTATCGTTAATAGCTCTATGTCTTTGACTTCTTCTGGCCCTAATTGTTGCACTGCAACTTGCGCTTCTAAAACCTTAGCTAACAGGTGTTCACGAAACGATTGAATGTAAGGTCCTGGTACTAAATCTGCACCATGCTTTGAAACATGCACGGTTAAATTGCCTTTCATTCGTCTAAAGTCTCGATTGGCTTTATCCCGCTTTAGCTTTTCTATTTTTTTATGGCGGTTGGCATCATTGACTTCAATTTCATTTCGCAGTGCAACCAATGGATACATCCACTCTTTTTCTTCATCATTGGCTATCATGGCATTCATGGATTTATCTTCAGATACCATAGTACAAACGTAACAACCAAAGCGGCTATCGCCACAACTTTGCGTGCTTTTATCAACTACTAAAGGGCATTCACCACCTTCAGTTGCGCCTTGATACATGCCCATTAAATCATGGTTTGGAAAACCCCAAGGATTTTTAATACTGTTGAGATAGACCCACACATCATCATTAGTCCAACTTGCAATAGGCGTATAAACCCAAACACGTTCGAGAGAGTCATTTTCAGTTAAACCTTGTGCTTTACGAGTATTAGTTTCAGAACTCTCAAAACGCTCCATACTCGCTGCACGTGCAGTGCTTTCTGCTTTACGTGTACCTAACACTAAAATAGCTTCGCCACTTTTGTTGGCCATATTTTGGATGAAGGTATTCGAAGGTGATATTTTCAGGCGATCTGTACACCAACGAAATTTGTAACGTGGGGCAGGGTAACCTTTACCAATTAGATTAACCCAAAATCGGTCTTTGACTGCAGGGGTTAATCTGTGTGGGGTAATCGGTAAACCTTGCTCATCAGCTTGTTCTTTCATTTTACTTAAAGATTTACCTACCCACATTGCAACGATGGGGTTTTCAACCAGAGTATCGGTACTGATAACATGTACTTTTTTCTTACACGCGCCTTCTTCTTTTAACTCTTGTAAGGCATACCAGATAAGTTGCAAAATTGCAGTTGAATCTTTACCGCCACTGTAACCAATTACCCATGGTATCTGATCACTTTTATAAAGTGTTTTTACGTGATCAATA from Psychromonas sp. psych-6C06 encodes:
- the dndC gene encoding DNA phosphorothioation system sulfurtransferase DndC yields the protein MSSTKNQSAFTKVGLKETIRDSIDHVKTLYKSDQIPWVIGYSGGKDSTAILQLIWYALQELKEEGACKKKVHVISTDTLVENPIVAMWVGKSLSKMKEQADEQGLPITPHRLTPAVKDRFWVNLIGKGYPAPRYKFRWCTDRLKISPSNTFIQNMANKSGEAILVLGTRKAESTARAASMERFESSETNTRKAQGLTENDSLERVWVYTPIASWTNDDVWVYLNSIKNPWGFPNHDLMGMYQGATEGGECPLVVDKSTQSCGDSRFGCYVCTMVSEDKSMNAMIANDEEKEWMYPLVALRNEIEVNDANRHKKIEKLKRDKANRDFRRMKGNLTVHVSKHGADLVPGPYIQSFREHLLAKVLEAQVAVQQLGPEEVKDIELLTIEDLEEIRRIWLEDKHEAEDSVPRIYEQAIKQSYPGKQRAHHPILNLDVLDKLKQHCKEQGDEDGLLYQQMRSVMSIANKHRNQLRRANLSEELNKSLDKGAFNSLFEAKQFALERERHRLQIHLNNSPNLDEEDKRAIEEKIIMVTRSIKEQGYSSLIIETEESTDDY